The window TCGCCACTATTTAACCCCCAATTCAATCACTAATCAGTATAATTCGGTTAACAATATGTCTGACTCACCTCCAACTACACGGTCAGGATGCAAAGAACGGCACCGGAAACAACGCCATTGAACGCCATCTGGCACGGAAGTATCGTGAGTCAATTGAGCACTGTTTCAGAAATAATTAACTGTGGTTGGGTTACAATAATGTAAGAACTAAATTATTACACAGGGTTATTTTTGGATTCACAAttcattaatattttacaagtCTGTTCTTCTTTAGCATTATTTTAACAGTTTCATACCGAATTTGACCAGTCTATGGACAAACAATGATGTAGGGACGGTGCGACATGACTTTTACGCTGACTGGTGATAAAAATGTGAACTTAGTGGGCggatttgttaaatttttataaatcaacTTTCGTAATGtcatcgttgaaaataatttgttgcaTCCGTGGATGCACAAATACGTTACGTCGGAAACGTTTCAATAATGACATTCCGAAAGTTGCTTTATAAAAATTTGGCGTACCCTATATAAAACATGGCCGCCGAAAGcgcgaaatttgaatttcgggTGGCAATTGTTGCAAGATCGATAGTAAAAATCGATGAACGATACACCGAAATCGTTGACAGAAAATACGAACGGAGTCGATATGGACCATTTGATTTTTGTCAACTCAGCGGCGATCCAAAGTCGAGACGGTCGAGACGCTGTTCCACATACAAATCGAGAAATGTCAGCACGTGATTGGCCGACGTAGCAGCTGATCGCCGTGCCCGAGCCCCGAAGACGGTGTTCCCGTGGCTGTCCGTAGCAGGTAGTAATCAGTCCTCAACGTGAATGAATCAGACGTACACGCGGCGTTGTGTTATGAGTTGATAAATAGATCCCCGTATTTATTATGGTGTATAAAGTGGGTGAAAATACCGTGGAACAATATGTTCGTCAAGTTTTACAGAGCGCTTCTGACCCTCCTGCATATTTCTTACGCGTTTATCACCCTCCTGCGGAAGGCGTGGACGGACGCGGCTCAACTTGAACTATTTAACCTCAGTAGAAGCAAAGTCCTTACGGACGCCGATTACCTCGTACGTTGCGTTCGGAGGGTCGATCAGACCCGCCTCCCGAAGCATCTTGTCCTGATTCTAGGACGCGAACGAGCCTCGCTTCGCGATATTGTCCGCGTTATCGCGTGGTCGGCAACCGCCGGCATACCTTGCGTCAGTTTCTACGATTACGATGGTAATTATACGGTACATGTTGCATGTGACAACTATTAACCGACGGTGCAACCGTTCTGGgtttgcaaattattattcacctCTTATCACTTCTTCAGGTATACTGCGAAAGAACGAAGAAGAAGCCAGGAGGGCGCTGGCTAAATTCAAACCCGAGCTGGTCGATCATGTCAACTGGAATTCGACGTGTCCAGTGAAAGCCGTTAAGAACGGTGTCAATGGTACATCTGCATTTTCAACTTGCCACTAAACGCATCGCAGAAAATCTATCACTTATAGTCATAACTTTCATTCAACGCTTGCTTTAATCGCTCCAGCGTGTTTCAAAGCTGCACTCGATCTATGTCTCCTGTCGCGTAATCGAGTTAAAACTTTCTCATGTATCCCAAAGGTTCGGTACTggtgaaatataatatttgaaaacctGCACGCAAATCGAAACTAATGTCATAAATTTCCCCATTTTTATCCCATGCCCTGTGGCCTGAACTGAATTCGATAAAGATTTTTACCGCATTTCACAGGTGTGAAGCACAAATTGCAAGTGCAGCTATTGTCCTACACAGATGGAAAAAGGGAAGTGGCACTACTCACACAATCGTTGGGAAAGGGGGTAATCACTGGAGCACTGAAGTTGGAAGAAATCAATTCTGACCTTCTTGAGAACAAGCTAGAACTCGGGGGACTCCCTGATCCCGATCTAGCTGTTGTTTGTGGAAAAACGTGTAGCACGTATGGTCTACTTCCATGGCACATAAGGACCACGGAATTCCTGTAAGTTGAGCAATAGGTGACTCCAAATCATTAATTATTAgtactataaaaaaattgtcgctTTTGGAAACTGCATGGCGaacgttattttcattcaagttGTAACTTACTTTGTAATTCGATATGCTtggtatttaaattatatgctttaaattaattattatacatttactTTTATAGCCTATTGGAGAGTCATCATAATATACGAGTCAATGATTTTGTCAACCTATTGGAAAAGTACGCAAAATGCGAACAGCGGTACGggaagtgatgaaaaattgctaGGATCTTAAATTTTAACACGTCGTATCATATGGCTGTCAAGAAAATTCAACCCGGTCAATCGTCACAGGTTGTTGTATCTATACATACGAATATAGGGGGATTCATACTTCGTGCTGAACTAACCATGGATCAAAAGACTGAAAAGAGGAAGTTAATGGGACATATAGGTAACACTTGTTTAGtgcaaatatacaaatatctaCGTAGTATGTACAGCCAGGTGtactattgttttttttttcttgattctATGATATTCCGAGCCCCGGTGAATAGAGAAGGACAACTTCTACAAGCAagaatgtaattatttgtcccacgtgtatgtataacatTTCGCAGTTCGttggttttaaaaaaaataaaagagaacaACTATTCCTTACATCTCTCAACTTACGTGACAACCTGTATTGCTGAGCATATTTACTTACTTATATGTTAGAATATGAacaaatagtaaaaattttggCAGACAATCGGTAAACATTTAAACATTTGCAATCACTGTACAAGATGTCCTTCTTCGAGTCTGCTTCAATGCACCGTTCTCGTGCTGACAATTTTGTTATCGGGAGTAGTAATTTCTTATGCTGAAGTATAGAAGGTATTTATACGACGTTAAATTAATCTAAATTAATAATCAATAGATGCGTATGAAATTAAGGAAATATTGGATGAATTTTAAGTGTTATTTGCATACGTACACTGATAATTAAACTGATGTTTAATGTAACACCAGCCATCTATGCTTTTTTAACAACCAGGAATAAATTCATCTAACTGTAatgtatttttgttcaaatggTACAATGgagcaatttttattattattgaaattttattttcacgaatgaaatttgtcaTGTATAAGTATAAAACAAGCTTCAGCGCGATTTCCGACActtgaaaatattccaataTTTTGTAGCAATTAAAAAGGTGAAGAATAAATTATGGAGCAGTACGGGAAATATTGATCTAGCGCGAAAAATTATTGCGTAAAATTTCTAGGTGAAACGCATTGTAAGAAAAGTTCATTTCAGATTAATTATcttaagaaatataaaatctgCAGCTTAGACAGTATTCCCGTCTTGGTTTCCCCTACCGACAACAAACTACCTATAATATGTATTCACAACAGTATCGTGTGatgatgtaaattattataaatcataagtataaaatattccatggaaaaaatttgtgatcATTGGTCAGATGAATcgacgtgtgtgtatatactgCATctaaatattgtatacataaattatataaataataagaaGATATGTGAACGTATCATACAGTTTAGAATGGGACTGATCACCCATGAACCATATTCCAATAAACTACCATAGTATTTCATGATAATTAGCtgcgttttattttctttccataATTGGTTCGATTAAGTAGATTTATCTGTTAAAGACAAGGccttaaaataaaattcattttccgcTATATCTTAAGAAGGTAGCAAgaagagaataaatttttctcggaTCCAAgtgattataatatatatttattatttacacaaACGCTTTAGTCCGTGTTAAcgttttaaattatatatgtataagtttTGGCAACTGACTGATATCAACTTGAACTGTAATGGGacactattactattattatcattcttaTTAGAAGATTATCAAGTCATGTGCATCTCATTATTCGTTAAAAGAAcagatagaaagagaaaggaaGAGAGTGAAAAACGATGCTAAGTATATTTAAAAGAAAACTGTACCACTGTGTTGAACATTGATGAAACAAAGCGGAAGTTTTGTAAAGCTGGAAGTGGTTCTGCGGTATGAAGTAGACGTGTTTGCCAAGCCAATCGTACCAGCTGAAACAAAACGATATTCCAAAAACCTATTCTGAACACTTATATTGGCCTGGtttgtgatatttttcgtattttcttttttgtcttGTTTTTTGTATCAGCAAAAATCGAGACGAACGATTCGATTCTAAAACTTTGCAGATAATTACTCTTGAGACGCTATCGACTAATTACTTTATGGAACAGATTAATACAGATGATCGATTTCAGTCGGGTACAAGAATTGGGTTTTTGCTGTTTGGATGGTTTTCATCCGACGAAATGTAAAATAACGTATGGCGTCTGTTGTGAACATTCATGTGTCCATGTAGATTAGAATAATATATTATCTCCCTTGTTTTATGAAATGTCTACCGTATCTCTTATCGACAACCAGTCATTACAATAGAATTGCAAACACACAAAAAATTAAGCCTGTGATTGCGTATTTTTTGATATTGTCATCTATGGACCAGTCTGTTTTAATCTGTGATCTctaataataagaatataaatacaacCTTGGTTTAAAATGGTGGACAGGTTCACTCCCTGTACCGACGCGATGACTTCTTACCGTCACGATGGCTCGAGTAACGTGATTTGGATCGTGACCTCCGCTTATCTCTAGACCTTGAACGGCTCCTCTTTTTGCCTCTGGAAGAATAAGATCTAGACCTCCTACGATCCCTTGATCGCGACCGAGACCTCCTCCTCTCCCTTGAACGGGTTCTACTCCTTCTCCGCTCTCTCGTTCGAGAACGACTCCTTCTTCTTTCCCTGATGTCACGAGATCTGGATCGAGACCTTCTCCTGTCCCTAGAATGGGAATTCGATCTCCTCTTCCCCCGTGAACGTGTTCGTGATCTTGTTCTCTTTCGATTCCTCGACCGCGATCTCGAGCTTTTTTTGTCCTTGGATCGCGACCGCAATCTTTTCCTTTCCCAAGATCTCGATCTGTGTTTCTTTCCTGACCTATAGCTGCTCGATCTTGAGCGATGCCGTTTTGGAGTTTTAGACTGCGACTGCGACCGCGACCGCGAGCGAGACCTGTGTCTGTGCCTGTGGCCATGATCGTTATCGGCCGATCGGGATCTCGAGTGTTTGCTTCTCGACTTGCTCCTGCTCTTCGACCTCTTTTTTCTCCGATCCCTCTCACTATCTCTATTAGATTTTCTGCCCGTTTTCACAGAAGCGAGACTGGAACTGGAGCTGCTGGATTCGCCACTGCTAGACTCTGAATC is drawn from Neodiprion fabricii isolate iyNeoFabr1 chromosome 3, iyNeoFabr1.1, whole genome shotgun sequence and contains these coding sequences:
- the LOC124178853 gene encoding dehydrodolichyl diphosphate synthase complex subunit nus1; the encoded protein is MFVKFYRALLTLLHISYAFITLLRKAWTDAAQLELFNLSRSKVLTDADYLVRCVRRVDQTRLPKHLVLILGRERASLRDIVRVIAWSATAGIPCVSFYDYDGILRKNEEEARRALAKFKPELVDHVNWNSTCPVKAVKNGVNGVKHKLQVQLLSYTDGKREVALLTQSLGKGVITGALKLEEINSDLLENKLELGGLPDPDLAVVCGKTCSTYGLLPWHIRTTEFLLLESHHNIRVNDFVNLLEKYAKCEQRYGK